The Impatiens glandulifera chromosome 3, dImpGla2.1, whole genome shotgun sequence genome contains a region encoding:
- the LOC124932717 gene encoding TLC domain-containing protein 5-like, which yields MEDYIIRIIMYGLISWSCLFIVMKKILYPKRSLDFCNRCVSIIHALLAVAISCFSIQDWNCPVCPLASKSSPIQMKTLAMSLSYMIYDLFCCQYSNVLKLDSFIHHFVSIVGFATGLIYKRCGSEMVAALLITEMSSPFLHLRELLKELGYKDTILNLAADVSFAVIFTVARMVGGPYLTYLTLSANNPLLIKAMALGLELVSVFWFYKIVKMMKYKLSRFGSLGSTKAHKQ from the exons ATGGAAGATTACATAATTAGGATAATTATGTATGGATTGATTTCATGGTCATGTTTATTTATTGTAATGAAAAAGATCTTATACCCAAAACGATCATTGGATTTCTGTAACCGTTGCGTTTCAATAATCCACGCATTATTAGCCGTAGCCATTTCTTGTTTCTCCATTCAAGATTGGAATTGCCCTGTATGCCCTTTGGCTTCAAAATCATCCCCCATCCag ATGAAGACTCTAGCAATGAGTTTGTCTTACATGATCTATGATCTTTTTTGTTGTCAATACAGCAATGTTCTAAAGTTAGACAGTTTCATTCACCATTTCGTTAGCATTGTTGGATTCGCAACTGGTCTCATCTACAAAAGG TGTGGGTCTGAAATGGTTGCTGCATTACTGATAACAGAGATGTCAAGTCCATTTCTTCACTTAAGAGAGTTACTTAAAGAACTTGGTTATAAGGACACTATCCTGAATTTAGCTGCTGAT GTTTCGTTTGCTGTTATTTTCACTGTGGCTAGGATGGTGGGAGGGCCATATCTTACTTATCTTACTCTTTCTGCTAACAATCCCCTTCTTATAAAG GCTATGGCCCTGGGATTGGAGCTGGTAAGTGTATTCTGGTTCTACAAGATTGTGAAGATGATGAAATACAAATTGTCTAGGTTTGGTTCTTTGGGTTCTACTAAAGCTCATAAACAATGA
- the LOC124932716 gene encoding uncharacterized protein LOC124932716 produces MAKQSTTTVWILLKKKWPALVIVSLFSLATVILFFSTSSHSCVTQRCYEDNIENRIWMTSKQIDSLPNPLNFMKSKLVLLVSHELSLSGGPLLLMELAFLLRGVGANVVWITNQKPTDLDQVIYSLEHKMLDRGVQVFSAKSQEAIDISLRADLVVLNTAVAGKWLDAVVKENVPRVLPKVLWWIHEMRGHYFKLEYVKHLPFVAGAMIDSHVTAEYWKNRTRDRLGISMPKTYVVHLGNSQDLMDVAENIVAKRVLREHVRESLGVQNDDLIFAVINSVSRGKGQDLFLRSFAESLRIIQDKKVKVPAIHALIVGSDLNAQTKFETELRNFVAEKKMEGRVHFVNKTLNVYPYLASIDVLVQNSQARGECFGRITIEAMAFRLPVLGTSAGGTTEIVINGKTGMLHPVGKDGVYPLAENIVELATIVEKRLKMGEMGYDLVKEVFTEHHMSERIASVLKDVLHKP; encoded by the exons ATGGCTAAGCAATCGACGACGACGGTGTGGATATTATTGAAGAAGAAATGGCCGGCTCTGGTGATCGTCTCGCTCTTCTCTCTTGCAACCGTCATCCTTTTCTTTTCAACTTCCTCTCATTCTTGTGTAACTCAACGCTGCTACGAAGATAACATTGAAAATCGGATTTGGATGACATCTAAGCAGATCGACAGCTTGCCGAATCCGCTCAATTTCATGAAATCGAAGCTCGTTCTCTTGGTCTCTCACGAGCTTTCACTTTCTG GTGGGCCTCTATTACTTATGGAGCTAGCTTTTTTATTACGTGGAGTTGGGGCAAATGTGGTTTGGATTACAAACCAGAAACCAACTGACCTTGACCAAGTGATTTACAGTTTAGAACACAAAATGCTTGACCGAGGAGTGCAG GTGTTCTCTGCCAAAAGTCAAGAAGCGATTGATATATCACTGAGAGCTGATCTTGTCGTTTTAAATACTGCTGTTGCTGGGAAGTGGTTGGATGCTGTTGTCAAGGAAAATGTTCCTCGTGTACTTCCAAAGGTCTTGTGGTGGATTCACGAAATGCGAGGGCATTACTTTAAACTGGAGTATGTAAAGCACCTCCCTTTTGTTGCAGGTGCCATGATTGACTCACATGTAACTGCGGAATATTGGAAGAATCGGACTCGAGATCGTCTAGG AATTAGTATGCCAAAAACGTACGTGGTGCACCTTGGAAATAGCCAAGACTTGATGGATGTAGCCGAAAACATAGTAGCAAAAAGAGTTTTACGCGAACATGTGAGAGAGTCCCTTGGAGTGCAAAATGATGATCTAATCTTTGCAGTTATCAATA GTGTTTCCCGTGGAAAAGGTCAAGATCTATTTCTACGCTCCTTCGCTGAAAGCCTGAGGATTATTCAAGATAAGAAAGTGAAAGTACCCGCAATTCATGCATTAATAGTGGGAAGTGATCTGAATGCACAGACTAAATTCGAAACCGAGTTAAGAAATTTTGTTGCTGAGAAGAAAATGGAGGGTCGTGTTCACTTTGTCAACAAAACATTGAATGTTTATCCTTATTTGGCCTCCattgatgttcttgttcaaAACTCTCAG GCTCGAGGAGAGTGTTTTGGGAGGATAACAATTGAAGCTATGGCCTTTCGACTGCCTGTGCTG GGAACATCAGCAGGAGGAACGACAGAGATTGTGATAAACGGAAAGACTGGAATGTTACACCCAGTGGGAAAAGATGGTGTGTATCCACTTGCAGAGAATATCGTCGAATTGGCGACGATAGTAGAGAAGAGATTGAAAATGGGGGAAATGGGATATGATCTTGTAAAGGAAGTATTTACAGAACATCACATGTCGGAAAGGATCGCTTCTGTTCTCAAGGATGTTCTCCACAAACCCTAA
- the LOC124931294 gene encoding GTPase HflX → MNTCFCSAIRSLPSTTGNDNARWILNPNDNRIVQLSSLTFRKKNSWRLSRVFQEEKIGLVSDNDLISTIRSPVSETDQSDETEIDSSSPVAEVEEEASDLLAKDSPKKFVKKKQVEDEDEDRRFTLRNGREVFEEKAYLVGVEHKGDLRDSFGIEESLKELAQLADTAGLMVVDSTYQKLSNPNPKTYIGSGKVAEIKSAIKALDVETVIFDDELSPGQLRNLEKAFGGDVRVCDRTALILDIFNQRAATHEAALQVSLAQMEYQLPRLTKMWSHLERQAGGRVKGMGEKQIEVDKRILRTQIGSLKKELETVRKHRKQYRNRRVSVPVPVASLVGYTNAGKSTLLNRLTGANVLAEDRLFATLDPTTRRVQMMSGKEFLLTDTVGFIQKLPTTLVAAFRATLEEIAESSLIVHVVDISHPLAEQQIEAVDKVLSQLDVSSIPKLIVWNKVDQASDPKKVRLEADKREDTLCISALTGDGLDEFCEVVQEKLKDSMVWVEALIPFDKGELLSTIHRVGMVERSEYTENGTVVKAHVPLRYARLLTPLRQLCIT, encoded by the exons ATGAATACATGTTTCTGTTCAGCAATTCGCTCTTTACCTTCCACTACAGGAAATGACAACGCTAGATGGATTCTAAATCCTAATGACAATCGAATAGTTCAATTATCTTCTCTTACTTTCAGAAAGAAGAATTCATGGAGGCTTTCCAGAGTTTTTCAGGAGGAGAAGATAGGTTTAGTTTCTGATAATGATCTCATTTCGACGATTAGATCTCCGGTATCTGAAACTGATCAAAGTGATGAGACTGAGATAGATAGTAGTTCTCCTGTTgctgaagttgaagaagaagcttCGGATTTGTTGGCAAAAGATTCACcgaaaaaatttgtaaaaaagaAACAAGTCGAGGATGAGGATGAAGATAGAAGATTCACTTTACGAAACGGTAGAGAG GTTTTTGAAGAAAAGGCCTACCTTGTTGGCGTTGAACACAAAGGAGACTTGCGGGATTCTTTTGGTATAGAGGAATCTCTCAAGGAACTGGCTCAGCTTGCTGATACTGCTGGGCTGATGGTTGTTGATTCTACCTATCAGAA ACTTTCTAATCCAAACCCAAAGACTTACATTGGATCTGGCAAGGTTGCTGAAATAAAGAGTGCCATTAAAGCGTTGGATGTCGAGACTGTAatatttgatgatgagctttcTCCTGG TCAATTGCGAAATTTAGAAAAGGCTTTTGGTGGGGATGTAAGAGTATGTGATCGAACTGCTCTCATCCTGGATATCTTCAACCAGAGGGCAGCAACACACGAGGCAGCTTTACAG GTTTCTTTGGCTCAAATGGAATATCAATTGCCCCGACTTACTAAAATGTGGTCTCACCTTGAAAGACAAGCTGGAGGTAGGGTTAAGGGTATGGGTGAGAAACAAATTGAAGTGGACAAACGTATTTTACGTACTCAG ATTGGTTCTCTTAAGAAGGAGTTGGAAACTGTTCGTAAACATAGAAAGCAGTACCGTAATCGGCGTGTATCTGTACCTGTACCTGTTGCGTCTTTG GTGGGCTACACAAATGCGGGGAAGAGCACACTTCTAAATCGGTTAACTGGGGCCAATGTTCTTGCTGAGGATCGGTTGTTTGCAACACTTGATCCAACAACTAGAAGAGTAcag ATGATGAGCGGGAAGGAGTTTCTTCTCACTGATACTGTTGGATTCATTCAAAAGTTACCAACTACACTG GTTGCTGCCTTCAGGGCAACACTGGAGGAAATCGCAGAATCATCACTTATAGTTCATGTGGTTGATATTAG TCATCCACTGGCTGAGCAGCAGATAGAGGCTGTCGACAAAGTTCTTTCACAACTAGATGTGTCGTCAATTCCAAAATTGATTGTCTGGAACAAG GTTGATCAAGCTAGCGATCCTAAAAAAGTTAGACTGGAAGCAGATAAAAGAGAAGATACATTGTGCATCTCAGCCTTGACTGGCGACGGTTTGGATGAATTTTGCGAAGTCGTTCAGGAAAAACTAAAG GACTCAATGGTATGGGTGGAAGCTTTGATTCCCTTCGACAAAGGGGAGCTTCTTAGTACCATACATCGAGTGGGAATGGTCGAGAGAAGT GAATATACAGAGAACGGGACAGTGGTGAAGGCGCATGTCCCTCTACGTTATGCTAGGCTTCTGACCCCATTGAGACAGTTGTGCATTACTTAA